A single window of Mycoplasma bradburyae DNA harbors:
- a CDS encoding DUF1600 domain-containing protein, translating into MSSLNPRKFSVKNWYKNQLNKSQKIFLFVFFTNIIGFLLVLHGIFAALYNGKDAFVVIGKFTNQSNVLLLIFSTIYIFFPKHSFLKNDKFLIACITYIFFTFFIYNTISAVNAIGAVVSPNSDLAASQKKIGYALSKKGFRLFVDLYKHLFNPVIFIICGFIKYIYDPNIRLQKYHQYLIPISIYPIIYSIYTSTIPFVYKTKDGTTYTVYDIATNTKDYPQVAYPVVAFLILIWLPLTCYLVWLGVNKISNKYKQNYVDKQN; encoded by the coding sequence ATGAGTTCATTGAATCCTAGAAAATTTAGTGTTAAAAATTGATATAAAAATCAATTAAATAAATCGCAAAAGATCTTTCTTTTTGTGTTTTTTACAAATATCATCGGATTTTTATTAGTACTTCATGGAATCTTTGCAGCTCTTTATAATGGTAAGGATGCATTCGTTGTAATTGGTAAATTTACGAATCAAAGTAATGTTTTGTTACTAATCTTCTCAACCATTTACATCTTTTTTCCGAAACATAGTTTTCTTAAAAATGATAAGTTTTTAATTGCTTGTATTACTTATATTTTCTTTACCTTCTTTATTTATAATACGATTAGTGCTGTTAATGCGATCGGAGCGGTTGTCTCACCAAATTCAGATCTAGCAGCTAGCCAGAAAAAGATTGGTTATGCTTTAAGCAAAAAAGGCTTTAGATTATTTGTTGATTTATACAAACACTTATTTAATCCGGTCATATTTATTATTTGCGGTTTTATTAAGTACATATACGACCCAAATATAAGGTTACAGAAATACCATCAGTATTTGATTCCGATTAGTATATATCCGATTATTTATTCAATATATACATCAACAATTCCTTTTGTTTATAAAACTAAGGATGGAACAACTTATACAGTGTATGATATAGCGACTAATACAAAAGATTATCCGCAGGTTGCTTATCCAGTAGTAGCATTCTTAATCTTGATCTGATTACCATTAACTTGTTATTTGGTATGACTAGGAGTAAATAAGATATCCAATAAATACAAACAAAATTATGTTGATAAACAAAACTAA
- a CDS encoding DUF1600 domain-containing protein, with protein sequence MNTLDTETKSFDYWFKYKLDRTQKIFFFVFLLNLITFGFIVQRLIDSLQTNEISKNMMVVENFKNGYTVIDKFTNQSNTLLLIFSFFYVFFPKHSFLKNDKFLIACIVYILFTFVGYNLILNALHDGYEGIKIPINFARGIFVHLINPIVFVVCGFVKFVYAPSNGIKKFWSYLIPGMIYPLIYGIYIATIPHVYNTKDNNTYSVYGSATDVINNPKIAWTVIISMLFVYFPTTYFIVWWSHLKISKKYINFPAKLRKRSIKYIKFKISA encoded by the coding sequence ATGAATACATTAGATACGGAAACTAAAAGCTTTGATTATTGATTCAAATATAAACTAGATCGAACGCAAAAAATCTTCTTTTTTGTGTTCTTACTTAATTTAATTACTTTTGGGTTTATTGTTCAAAGGCTAATTGATTCATTGCAAACGAATGAAATAAGTAAGAACATGATGGTGGTTGAGAACTTTAAAAATGGTTATACCGTGATTGATAAATTTACCAACCAAAGTAATACATTATTATTAATTTTCTCGTTTTTTTATGTGTTTTTTCCAAAGCACAGCTTCTTAAAAAATGATAAGTTTTTAATTGCTTGCATTGTTTATATCTTATTCACCTTTGTTGGATATAATTTAATATTAAACGCTCTGCACGATGGATATGAAGGGATCAAAATTCCGATCAATTTTGCTAGAGGTATTTTTGTTCATCTGATCAATCCGATCGTATTTGTTGTTTGTGGTTTTGTTAAATTTGTTTATGCGCCATCGAATGGAATTAAGAAGTTTTGATCTTACTTAATCCCTGGGATGATATATCCATTAATTTATGGTATTTATATTGCGACGATTCCGCATGTTTATAACACTAAAGACAACAACACATATTCTGTATATGGTTCAGCTACAGATGTTATTAACAATCCTAAAATAGCTTGGACAGTGATCATATCAATGTTGTTTGTTTATTTTCCGACAACATACTTCATTGTTTGATGATCACATCTTAAGATTTCTAAAAAATACATTAATTTCCCGGCTAAATTAAGAAAGCGTTCTATTAAATACATTAAATTTAAAATTAGCGCATAA
- a CDS encoding DUF3713 domain-containing protein — translation MFQNNNKKRRITRQISLLSLISFAGIIASSCGNVANNQFNRFNTGYSNNGENNINQGFVNGDESILGGYKLQAQSVLTTALKNNQGFQTLLSTLLAESLSNYYKDSKSQVLKNKYENFSDDIKDQLDTSIKDNKKLHGNEYEDLLQTQLYDSNGGTKESYLKNQLNQKIIRDFLDSVFETQYLNYAPTTSTNTDGLTVYSNLTKIPSRETLSNPENWKNIKFTNGGFSKTDNEQNNKEFLAQIQANIFDSWVTNENPNLVSRIVFTNDTPKDGLNSIFNDRVVNASSLVAGYNFQAFKNPKDQPFDENKGMRAYNQFIRNGLDSYVNDKTKGIDIPNNFSSDAGGKLLMTASDMFNSYDVSFSAAFVQQYLRQTNNPNKDNVGNVQSSIDETNLMNNFIRTPDATNGTPMKTAEVDTSYQTVENESLLKADSTNRTKDPYYEAYAKLADKSKKIFEIFQWDGKQMKVSSQPMSRAADMVVSSEGSSTPASAPATPAPATPAAATTATSKNTKADKFIFARGKDGIHVIAIDGGEYYLNNNMDKRRDISKQKEFLAYRSLLKSSVSLADNEKYDFSLENQVKSYYDKDQTLNLYLTLSKMYEEATSKPEDKNNIFNIEDGGNFSFKTSFKKVYDLVNDLVKSQVEYQRALDLDTQVQNIRAKIYERAKAFDDNQKNNQPGNNGIAAKLPYVRSADGSYNGLEQYYLATFGLTGTNATTGTTKSIEKNIKDKREARDAKIQELLTKLKVETVLINSKSQNTFIDIKAEDEQFSKWENLKLALNLVLGSIISSSLLTNEIKTEFIKSSKEFKEFYKVEDGSVWSSFGIDQTTLKNVIRNVYQFSVFSSLSDKTSKGVYNSFSTLNGIVNNLWNDQRLDKNPSSELTFNYYKYLYTLQWLLRNNLQNFKQIAKTSIKPGEVAFATWSLPVNLNMTSSTDTNNNPLTKFDANPDGILGSKGSNWKNIVSSEASKIAEPNYWNNSSLTYKVSASEDSPKSPQYGFAGLVFKDSSAPIAEEVKSALFTTYSSSGEKGTFFGYGNKDNLIAYVDSIKSERELDSLANRITDETRVPSNDYFKKDDKNNPLSYDKKLEEIKKMINLIPASAFERFVGYIGNKKEENYDLNNTLFVKGSLRRIATYVKQISYSDVDKLGAGWLTDSNKALGLSQSELLTIIAMTANNSAIQTQALTSLVNNKKLTVRDVRLFGALGSFFAKKIN, via the coding sequence ATGTTTCAAAACAATAATAAAAAACGAAGAATTACAAGACAAATATCCTTATTGTCTTTAATTTCTTTCGCTGGAATCATTGCTAGTTCTTGTGGCAATGTTGCTAACAATCAATTTAATAGATTCAATACAGGTTACAGTAACAATGGTGAAAATAATATCAACCAAGGTTTTGTAAATGGTGATGAAAGTATTTTAGGCGGTTATAAACTACAAGCGCAATCTGTATTAACAACTGCTTTAAAAAATAACCAAGGTTTTCAAACTTTATTATCAACATTGTTAGCAGAATCTTTATCTAATTATTACAAAGATTCAAAATCTCAAGTTTTAAAAAACAAATACGAAAACTTTAGTGATGATATCAAAGATCAATTAGATACATCAATTAAAGATAATAAGAAACTTCATGGTAATGAATATGAAGATCTTTTACAAACACAATTATATGACTCTAATGGTGGTACTAAAGAAAGCTATCTAAAAAATCAATTAAACCAAAAGATCATTAGGGATTTCCTTGACTCTGTTTTTGAAACTCAATATTTAAACTACGCACCAACTACATCTACAAACACAGATGGTTTAACAGTTTATTCAAACCTAACTAAAATTCCATCAAGAGAAACATTAAGCAATCCAGAAAATTGAAAAAATATCAAGTTTACTAATGGAGGATTTAGTAAAACTGATAACGAACAAAACAATAAAGAGTTCTTAGCGCAAATCCAAGCTAATATTTTTGATAGTTGAGTAACTAATGAAAATCCTAATTTAGTATCTAGAATTGTATTTACTAATGATACTCCAAAAGACGGATTAAATTCTATTTTTAATGACCGCGTTGTTAATGCTAGTTCATTAGTTGCTGGATATAATTTCCAAGCGTTTAAAAACCCTAAAGATCAACCATTCGATGAAAATAAAGGAATGAGAGCTTATAACCAATTCATTCGCAATGGTTTAGATAGTTATGTAAACGACAAGACTAAAGGAATTGATATTCCGAACAACTTCTCATCTGATGCTGGTGGTAAGTTGTTAATGACTGCATCTGATATGTTTAATAGTTATGATGTGTCGTTTAGTGCTGCCTTTGTTCAACAATATCTAAGACAAACTAATAATCCTAACAAAGATAATGTAGGTAATGTTCAATCTTCAATAGATGAAACCAACTTAATGAACAACTTCATTAGAACTCCGGATGCAACAAACGGAACTCCAATGAAGACTGCTGAAGTTGACACTTCTTATCAAACAGTTGAAAATGAGTCTTTATTAAAAGCTGATAGCACTAATAGAACTAAAGATCCGTATTATGAGGCTTATGCTAAATTAGCTGATAAGAGCAAAAAGATTTTTGAAATATTTCAGTGAGATGGGAAACAAATGAAGGTTTCATCTCAACCAATGTCTAGAGCTGCTGATATGGTCGTTTCGTCAGAAGGTTCATCAACTCCAGCTTCAGCTCCTGCTACTCCTGCTCCAGCTACTCCTGCAGCAGCTACTACTGCTACTTCTAAAAATACAAAAGCTGACAAATTCATCTTTGCTAGAGGTAAAGATGGAATTCATGTTATTGCTATAGATGGTGGCGAATACTATTTAAATAATAATATGGATAAGCGCAGAGATATTTCTAAACAAAAAGAATTCTTAGCTTACCGTTCATTATTAAAATCATCTGTAAGTTTAGCTGATAATGAAAAATATGATTTCAGCTTAGAAAACCAAGTTAAGTCATACTATGATAAAGATCAAACACTAAACTTATACTTAACGTTAAGTAAGATGTATGAAGAAGCTACATCAAAACCTGAAGACAAAAACAATATCTTTAATATTGAAGATGGTGGGAACTTCAGTTTTAAAACTAGCTTTAAAAAAGTTTATGACTTAGTTAATGATTTAGTTAAGTCGCAAGTTGAATACCAAAGAGCTCTTGATTTAGATACTCAAGTGCAAAACATTAGAGCTAAAATCTATGAACGCGCTAAAGCGTTTGATGATAATCAAAAAAACAACCAACCAGGTAACAATGGTATAGCAGCTAAATTACCTTATGTAAGATCAGCTGATGGTTCATATAACGGTTTAGAACAATACTACTTAGCTACTTTTGGGTTAACTGGTACAAATGCTACAACAGGTACAACTAAGAGTATTGAAAAAAACATCAAAGATAAACGTGAAGCTAGAGATGCTAAAATTCAAGAATTGTTAACTAAATTAAAAGTTGAAACAGTTTTAATTAATAGTAAAAGTCAAAATACCTTTATAGATATTAAAGCTGAAGATGAACAATTTAGTAAATGAGAAAATCTAAAATTAGCTTTAAATTTAGTTTTAGGTTCTATTATCTCTTCATCTTTATTAACTAATGAAATCAAAACTGAATTCATTAAATCAAGTAAAGAGTTTAAAGAGTTTTATAAGGTTGAAGACGGTAGCGTTTGATCTTCATTTGGGATAGATCAAACTACATTGAAAAATGTTATAAGAAATGTTTATCAGTTTTCGGTATTTTCATCGTTAAGCGACAAAACATCTAAAGGTGTTTATAATAGTTTTAGTACATTAAATGGTATTGTTAATAATCTGTGAAATGATCAAAGATTAGATAAGAATCCTAGTTCAGAATTAACATTCAATTATTACAAATACTTATACACTCTTCAATGATTATTAAGAAATAATTTACAAAACTTCAAACAAATAGCTAAAACTAGCATTAAACCTGGTGAAGTCGCTTTTGCCACTTGATCATTACCAGTTAATTTAAATATGACTAGTAGCACTGATACTAATAACAATCCGTTAACTAAATTTGATGCTAACCCTGATGGTATATTAGGATCAAAAGGATCTAACTGAAAAAATATCGTAAGTTCAGAAGCTAGTAAGATTGCAGAACCTAACTATTGAAACAACAGTTCATTAACTTACAAAGTTTCTGCAAGCGAAGATTCTCCTAAATCTCCTCAATACGGATTTGCTGGATTAGTATTTAAAGATAGTTCAGCTCCTATCGCGGAAGAAGTTAAATCAGCTTTATTCACAACATACAGTTCATCAGGTGAAAAAGGTACTTTCTTTGGATACGGAAACAAAGATAACTTAATTGCTTATGTTGATTCAATTAAGTCTGAACGTGAATTAGATAGTCTAGCTAACAGAATTACTGATGAAACTAGAGTTCCAAGTAACGACTACTTCAAAAAAGATGATAAGAACAATCCTTTAAGTTACGATAAGAAACTAGAAGAAATCAAGAAAATGATCAACTTGATTCCTGCTTCTGCTTTTGAAAGATTTGTTGGATACATCGGTAACAAAAAAGAAGAAAACTACGATCTAAACAACACATTATTCGTTAAAGGTAGTTTAAGAAGAATTGCAACATATGTTAAACAAATTAGTTACAGTGATGTTGATAAATTAGGTGCTGGATGATTAACTGATTCTAATAAAGCATTAGGCTTATCTCAATCAGAATTATTAACTATTATTGCTATGACTGCTAATAATTCAGCTATTCAAACTCAAGCGCTAACTAGCTTAGTAAACAACAAAAAACTAACTGTTCGTGACGTAAGATTATTCGGAGCTTTAGGTTCATTCTTTGCAAAGAAGATAAATTAA
- a CDS encoding DUF1600 domain-containing protein, with translation MTNLDNKRFCIKNWYKNKLNKSQKMFFFVFLLNIVGLGFVIYSFIDSLMHNNIGPAEKRAFRNGFTEVDKFTNQSNLLLLVFAFVYVFYPKNSLLKNEKFLIACMTYILFTFVGYNLILNLTAKDKGYAALLNENRIAAFAASITLHFINPVVFIVCGFLRFVFNPVEKIKSFKAFVIPGMIYPIIYLIYVITIPYVYNSHANGEYYSVYGGPTNVIKNPKLAWPICIGMIFVYFPITFFLIWFGARKINTKYYVPPKSTTPLEN, from the coding sequence ATGACTAATTTAGATAATAAGCGTTTTTGTATTAAAAATTGATACAAAAACAAATTAAATAAATCGCAAAAAATGTTCTTTTTTGTGTTTTTATTGAATATTGTTGGCTTAGGATTTGTTATCTATTCTTTTATAGATAGTTTAATGCACAACAATATAGGTCCTGCTGAAAAAAGAGCTTTTAGAAACGGATTTACGGAAGTTGATAAATTTACGAATCAAAGTAATCTTTTATTATTAGTATTTGCATTTGTCTATGTGTTCTATCCAAAGAACAGCTTACTTAAAAATGAGAAGTTCTTAATTGCTTGTATGACATATATCCTATTTACTTTTGTGGGATATAACTTGATCTTGAATTTAACGGCTAAAGATAAAGGTTATGCAGCTTTATTAAATGAAAATAGAATAGCTGCTTTTGCTGCAAGTATTACCTTACACTTCATCAACCCTGTTGTATTTATTGTTTGTGGTTTCTTAAGATTTGTATTTAACCCTGTTGAAAAAATTAAATCTTTCAAAGCGTTTGTTATCCCTGGAATGATCTATCCGATTATTTACTTAATCTATGTGATAACTATTCCGTATGTTTATAATTCACATGCTAATGGTGAGTATTATTCAGTATACGGTGGGCCAACAAACGTTATTAAAAATCCTAAATTAGCTTGACCTATCTGTATTGGAATGATTTTTGTTTATTTCCCGATTACATTCTTTCTTATTTGATTCGGGGCAAGAAAAATCAACACAAAATACTACGTACCACCTAAGAGTACTACACCACTAGAAAACTAA
- the lepA gene encoding translation elongation factor 4: MDKKNIRNFSIIAHIDHGKSTLCDRLIEITGTVSKREMKDQLLDSMELERERGITIKLNAAQLKFNKNNEDYTFHLIDTPGHIDFTYEVSRSLAACEGALLVVDATQGVQAQTLSNVYLALENNLEIIPVINKVDLPSADVEKVKNDIETTIGIDCSDAPLISAKTGLNVEDVIDAIIKKIPPPKKAENNDPLKALIFDSYYDPHKGVVCFIRLFDGQLKVGDEILFMANGAKYIVTEVGIKNPNMQKKDYLEAGEVGYVAASIKTIRDIHVGDTITTVDNPCDKPLPGYRKIMPMVYAGLYPVDTADYQNLKVAMEKIVLTDAALEYEYETSNALGFGIRCGFLGLLHMDVIRERIVREYNIPLILLAPSVMYECNLTNGETIKVDNPAKMPERNKIKAMLEPFVKLTISTPDEFIGSIMELCQNFRGEYQEMKEVDSTRKILIYEIPLAEIIYSFFDKLKSVTKGYASLDYELIGYRESNLVKVDILLNSQKVDALSFISHTQFVYQKSKKIVEKLKDLIPRHLFEIPIQAAVGSKIISRETIKAMRKNVLAKCYGGDVSRKKKLLEQQKEGKKRLKAIGSVQIPQETFSKLLQDDE, translated from the coding sequence ATGGATAAAAAAAACATACGTAACTTTAGCATTATTGCTCATATTGATCACGGTAAATCAACACTTTGTGACCGTTTAATTGAAATAACTGGAACAGTATCTAAAAGAGAGATGAAGGATCAACTTTTAGATAGCATGGAATTAGAAAGAGAACGTGGTATTACGATTAAACTTAATGCTGCGCAGCTTAAGTTTAATAAAAATAATGAAGATTACACTTTTCATCTGATTGACACACCAGGTCATATTGATTTTACGTATGAAGTATCTAGAAGTCTAGCGGCATGTGAAGGAGCTTTATTAGTAGTTGATGCTACTCAAGGAGTTCAGGCGCAAACATTATCTAATGTTTATTTAGCGTTAGAAAATAATTTAGAAATTATTCCTGTAATCAATAAAGTAGATTTACCATCAGCTGATGTCGAAAAAGTAAAAAATGATATTGAAACTACAATCGGGATTGATTGTTCAGACGCTCCGTTGATATCTGCTAAGACAGGATTGAATGTTGAAGATGTTATCGATGCGATTATCAAGAAAATACCGCCTCCTAAAAAAGCTGAAAACAACGATCCATTAAAAGCATTAATTTTTGATAGTTACTATGATCCGCACAAAGGTGTAGTTTGTTTTATTCGATTGTTTGACGGTCAATTAAAAGTTGGTGATGAAATCTTATTCATGGCTAATGGCGCCAAATATATTGTTACTGAAGTAGGGATTAAAAATCCTAATATGCAAAAAAAGGATTATTTAGAAGCGGGTGAAGTGGGTTATGTAGCTGCTTCAATTAAAACCATTCGCGATATTCATGTAGGGGATACGATTACCACTGTTGATAATCCTTGCGATAAACCTTTGCCAGGTTATCGTAAGATAATGCCGATGGTTTATGCTGGGTTATATCCAGTTGATACGGCTGATTACCAAAACTTAAAAGTAGCTATGGAAAAAATTGTTTTAACTGATGCTGCTTTAGAGTATGAATATGAAACATCTAACGCATTAGGTTTTGGTATTCGCTGTGGTTTTTTAGGTTTATTACATATGGATGTAATTCGCGAAAGAATTGTGCGTGAATATAACATTCCTTTAATTCTTTTAGCTCCATCAGTTATGTATGAATGTAATTTAACAAATGGCGAAACCATTAAGGTTGATAATCCTGCTAAGATGCCTGAAAGAAATAAAATCAAGGCAATGTTAGAACCTTTTGTTAAATTAACGATTTCAACACCAGATGAGTTCATTGGTTCAATAATGGAATTATGTCAAAACTTTAGAGGTGAATACCAAGAAATGAAAGAAGTAGATAGTACAAGAAAAATCTTGATCTACGAAATTCCGTTAGCTGAAATTATTTATTCGTTCTTTGATAAATTGAAATCAGTTACCAAAGGTTATGCATCATTAGACTATGAATTAATCGGTTATCGTGAATCAAATCTAGTTAAAGTTGATATTTTACTAAACTCACAAAAAGTGGATGCATTATCATTCATTAGTCATACCCAATTTGTTTATCAGAAATCGAAAAAAATCGTGGAAAAACTCAAAGATTTGATACCAAGACACTTATTCGAAATTCCAATTCAAGCAGCAGTTGGTTCAAAGATTATTTCACGTGAAACAATTAAAGCTATGCGTAAAAACGTATTAGCTAAGTGTTATGGTGGTGACGTTTCTCGTAAGAAGAAATTACTAGAACAACAAAAAGAAGGTAAAAAACGCCTTAAAGCGATTGGATCTGTTCAAATTCCTCAAGAAACATTCTCTAAATTATTGCAAGATGATGAATAA
- a CDS encoding MFS transporter, whose translation MNNQLDWLLTTIINQASIMVSDKYKTSLIINLSLFLICLIVSAIFFWKIKFENKGYKKLFIFYTIFWIPIFLVRSYRGSLHNDLMLDRGLLYLPLSLYGFVGIFTRPLFDYLGIKFKSRKKVIFTALLLQLVTFIPIIIKPSFATNLIQVIGVGIGASCIGSFSLWFNEQHAKEKPFLAISILSIPPLLADFIASPIQSLIRTLAITQNKTADVEITKYLWLIGLIAIIINLVFWWFLRENPQFVGLKKDDPKNIIDKSFNKIYSFVVAIIFAAIVIFTKFAISDGIAQITLQQLVGNSNSAPYEGYLSNIFSGAQLLGGVLMGVIGVKYFDKWLVAMFGSLFFILYNVGLILLINTDALETTNKGYVYLAIQSISGFGYGILYNLLIAHALSYGFKTNKITPLGINQTTNSIAITFANFFTSFIKDKISINFIKANTAISYILIGIILVGLTLYFFSSWIENGKKIKPIFTKKPFKYYI comes from the coding sequence ATGAATAATCAGTTAGATTGATTGTTAACAACAATCATTAATCAAGCAAGCATAATGGTATCAGATAAATACAAAACATCATTAATAATTAACTTATCGTTGTTTTTGATTTGTCTGATTGTAAGTGCTATCTTTTTTTGAAAAATAAAATTTGAAAATAAGGGTTATAAAAAACTCTTTATTTTTTACACGATATTTTGAATTCCGATTTTTCTAGTTAGAAGCTATCGTGGTAGTTTACATAATGACTTAATGCTTGATCGTGGTTTATTATATTTACCGCTAAGTTTATATGGTTTTGTGGGTATTTTTACTAGACCATTGTTTGACTATTTAGGAATAAAATTTAAATCACGAAAAAAGGTCATTTTTACCGCTCTTTTGTTACAATTAGTCACTTTTATTCCGATAATTATTAAGCCTAGTTTTGCAACTAATTTAATACAAGTAATTGGTGTTGGAATAGGCGCTTCATGTATTGGTTCATTCTCATTATGATTTAATGAACAACATGCTAAAGAAAAACCTTTTTTAGCGATATCAATTTTATCAATACCGCCATTATTAGCTGATTTTATAGCTTCACCGATCCAATCATTAATAAGAACTCTAGCAATTACACAAAACAAAACTGCTGATGTCGAGATTACAAAATATCTTTGATTAATTGGATTAATTGCGATTATAATAAATCTTGTTTTTTGATGATTTTTACGGGAAAATCCGCAATTTGTAGGTTTAAAAAAAGATGATCCAAAAAATATAATTGATAAATCATTTAACAAAATATATAGCTTTGTTGTAGCTATAATATTCGCTGCTATTGTGATATTTACCAAATTTGCTATATCGGATGGAATAGCTCAAATAACACTGCAGCAATTAGTAGGTAATAGCAATAGCGCTCCTTATGAAGGTTATTTATCAAATATATTCAGTGGTGCTCAACTACTTGGTGGAGTATTAATGGGTGTTATTGGAGTTAAGTATTTTGATAAGTGATTAGTAGCCATGTTTGGTTCTTTATTCTTCATTCTATACAATGTAGGGTTAATTTTATTAATCAATACTGATGCGCTAGAAACAACTAATAAAGGATATGTTTATTTAGCTATTCAATCAATTTCAGGATTTGGTTATGGAATCTTGTACAACCTATTAATAGCCCATGCTTTATCTTACGGGTTTAAAACGAATAAAATAACCCCCTTAGGCATAAATCAAACAACAAATTCAATAGCAATTACCTTTGCTAATTTTTTCACGAGTTTTATCAAAGATAAAATTTCTATAAATTTTATTAAAGCTAATACAGCTATTTCATATATACTTATAGGGATTATTTTAGTAGGTCTAACTCTTTATTTCTTTAGTAGTTGGATCGAGAATGGTAAAAAGATCAAACCAATCTTTACTAAAAAACCATTTAAATACTATATTTAA